A window of candidate division KSB1 bacterium contains these coding sequences:
- a CDS encoding Na+/H+ antiporter subunit D: MNIILILPILIPLLTAAVSLLAWKSRRVQRGLGLVGTAALLVAGLQLLRVVQQEGIQAARMGNWPAPFGITLVADLFSAIMVVLAGLTGFAVAIYSLVSVDKPRESFSYYPLLHILLMGVCGAFITGDIFNLYVWFEVMLIASFVLLALGGERAQLEGAIKYVTLNLISSAIFLAAVGILYGATGTLNMADLARQLNAAPHPGLVTTLAMLFLIAFGIKAAVFPLFFWLPASYHTPPVAVSAIFAGLLTKVGVYALIRVFTLLFVQEVSFTHNLILIIAGLTMVTGVLGAAAQNEIRRILSFHIVSQIGYMIMGLGLFSPLAIAGSVFYIAHHIIVKTNLFLIGGLVHRLQGTSQLKESGGLYRRYPLVAILFLIPALSLAGIPPLSGFWAKLSLVQAGLEIKQYAIVITSLAVSLLTLFSMTKIWTEAFWKEKPETSQQESAPAAPPLSFGAAMLYHLPIVMLALLTLVIGLSAEPIFVLAQQAAAQLLDPAAYIEAVLTFTRAE, from the coding sequence ATGAACATCATCCTAATACTTCCAATTCTAATCCCATTGCTGACCGCTGCGGTTTCACTCCTGGCTTGGAAATCGCGCCGCGTGCAGCGCGGGCTTGGCCTTGTTGGCACCGCGGCTTTGCTGGTTGCAGGACTGCAGCTTTTGCGTGTTGTCCAACAAGAGGGCATTCAAGCGGCGCGCATGGGCAACTGGCCGGCGCCCTTTGGCATCACGTTGGTGGCGGATTTGTTCAGCGCCATCATGGTGGTGCTGGCCGGGCTAACGGGATTCGCCGTTGCCATCTACTCGCTGGTGAGCGTGGATAAGCCGCGCGAGTCGTTTAGCTACTATCCTCTGCTGCACATTCTGCTCATGGGCGTGTGCGGCGCCTTCATCACCGGCGATATATTCAATCTCTACGTTTGGTTTGAAGTGATGCTCATCGCCTCCTTCGTGCTGCTGGCGCTGGGCGGAGAGCGAGCGCAGCTCGAAGGCGCGATTAAATACGTCACCCTCAATCTGATTTCATCGGCTATTTTCCTCGCAGCGGTGGGCATCTTGTACGGCGCCACGGGCACGTTGAACATGGCGGACCTGGCGCGCCAGTTGAACGCAGCGCCTCACCCCGGATTGGTGACGACGCTGGCCATGTTGTTCTTGATTGCCTTCGGCATCAAGGCTGCCGTCTTCCCGCTGTTTTTTTGGCTCCCGGCCTCTTATCACACCCCGCCGGTGGCGGTCTCGGCAATTTTTGCCGGACTGCTGACCAAAGTCGGCGTCTATGCGCTCATTCGGGTTTTCACCCTGCTCTTCGTGCAAGAGGTGAGCTTTACCCACAACTTGATTCTCATCATCGCCGGACTGACGATGGTGACCGGCGTTTTGGGCGCTGCGGCGCAGAATGAAATCCGGCGCATTCTCTCGTTTCATATCGTCAGCCAAATCGGCTACATGATCATGGGACTGGGTTTGTTTTCGCCCCTCGCGATTGCCGGATCGGTTTTTTACATCGCGCATCACATCATCGTCAAAACCAATCTGTTTTTGATCGGCGGCCTGGTGCACCGGCTGCAAGGCACCTCGCAGTTGAAGGAATCAGGCGGATTATATCGCCGCTATCCGCTTGTGGCGATTCTGTTCTTGATTCCCGCGCTCTCGCTGGCCGGCATTCCCCCGCTCTCCGGATTTTGGGCCAAGCTCTCACTCGTGCAAGCCGGCTTGGAGATCAAGCAGTACGCCATCGTCATCACCTCGCTAGCCGTGAGTCTGCTGACGTTGTTTTCCATGACCAAGATTTGGACGGAAGCATTTTGGAAGGAAAAACCTGAAACCAGCCAACAGGAATCAGCGCCCGCCGCACCGCCGCTGTCCTTTGGCGCTGCGATGTTGTATCACCTTCCGATTGTGATGCTGGCGTTGTTGACGCTCGTCATCGGCTTGTCTGCCGAGCCGATTTTCGTGCTGGCGCAACAAGCCGCGGCACAGTTGCTCGATCCGGCGGCGTACATCGAGGCGGTTTTGACTTTTACACGGGCAGAATAA
- a CDS encoding NHL repeat-containing protein → MTLKFSLNPICIILMLIGFICLSCAEKKEQTLISQERFLKLARATNFNEIFAIEDTIQLEVSPASLIAYLGAVAIDQNGRIVVSDERLGQILMFSSSGRFLKLIAKKGSGPGEVERPYGVAFSRNGDLGVIDVGNNRINIYDAQGNFKRDFRSLTAHPSRIMFDSTGNIFVQDSGSPGRPAIQKYNPDGKLLNEFGQIPERIKRIGTVVRGGNFTQYKDSYIYYIHPVEYLIHQFTLDGKEIKTIKQKSGHFRPLKERLEKVDPPSLKKWKQSWDRAHSIFATNEKFLMTIYQTTKLSIDTVTNIIDLYDIEGNSIVENIPTSYLPVTVDDRGMIYCLNQELRLVQENPILFRCKIRE, encoded by the coding sequence ATGACGCTTAAATTTTCATTAAACCCAATTTGTATAATTTTAATGCTGATTGGATTTATTTGCCTTTCATGTGCTGAGAAAAAAGAACAAACCTTAATTTCTCAAGAGAGATTTTTGAAGCTCGCGCGAGCAACCAATTTTAATGAAATTTTTGCCATAGAAGATACAATTCAACTTGAAGTGAGCCCCGCGTCACTTATCGCTTACCTCGGGGCCGTGGCTATAGATCAAAATGGTAGAATTGTTGTTTCGGATGAACGGCTTGGTCAGATCCTGATGTTTTCCAGTAGCGGTCGATTTCTGAAATTGATAGCGAAGAAAGGAAGCGGACCCGGTGAGGTAGAGCGTCCTTATGGAGTAGCATTTTCTCGTAATGGAGACCTGGGGGTAATTGACGTCGGAAACAACAGAATAAATATCTATGATGCACAGGGAAATTTTAAACGCGACTTTCGCTCATTGACGGCTCACCCGTCAAGAATAATGTTCGATTCTACCGGTAACATTTTCGTCCAAGATTCTGGTAGCCCGGGCAGACCGGCAATTCAAAAATATAACCCGGATGGCAAGTTGCTAAATGAATTCGGCCAAATTCCCGAGCGCATAAAAAGAATTGGCACCGTAGTTAGAGGGGGGAACTTTACACAATATAAAGATTCGTATATTTATTACATTCATCCAGTGGAGTACTTAATTCATCAATTTACCTTAGATGGCAAGGAAATCAAAACGATAAAACAAAAATCCGGTCATTTTCGACCTTTGAAAGAGCGTCTAGAAAAAGTTGATCCGCCAAGTCTTAAAAAATGGAAACAGTCTTGGGATCGCGCACATTCAATTTTTGCGACCAACGAAAAATTTTTGATGACAATATATCAGACGACAAAACTCTCCATCGACACAGTCACTAACATTATTGATCTTTATGATATTGAGGGAAATTCAATCGTAGAAAACATTCCAACCTCCTATTTACCGGTTACGGTCGATGATCGCGGAATGATATACTGCCTTAATCAAGAATTAAGGCTCGTTCAAGAAAACCCCATTCTTTTCCGTTGTAAAATTCGGGAGTAA
- a CDS encoding sigma-54 factor interaction domain-containing protein: protein MENIIGKSQAMKVVMEMANQIAPAPIAVLLVGETGVGKNLIAHRIHDLSPRKDGRFVIMDGATMNDNLMESELFGHEKGAFTGAGATKIGRVEIANGGTLFLNEVQNLSLEMQAKLLEVVESGRFYRAGGSQEIHSDFRLVVATNQNLEQLVESGRFRKDLYYRVYQAIIEIPPLRDHKEDILPLAEHYVQKYSSE, encoded by the coding sequence ATGGAGAACATCATTGGCAAAAGCCAGGCCATGAAGGTAGTAATGGAGATGGCTAATCAAATTGCTCCCGCGCCAATTGCTGTTTTGCTGGTTGGCGAAACTGGCGTAGGCAAAAACCTGATTGCTCACCGCATCCACGATTTAAGCCCACGCAAAGATGGCCGGTTTGTCATCATGGATGGCGCCACGATGAATGACAACCTGATGGAAAGCGAGTTATTTGGTCATGAAAAAGGCGCATTCACCGGCGCCGGCGCTACCAAAATCGGTCGCGTTGAAATAGCCAATGGCGGTACGCTGTTTTTGAACGAAGTGCAAAACTTAAGCCTCGAAATGCAAGCCAAGCTGCTGGAGGTGGTGGAAAGCGGCAGGTTTTATCGCGCCGGCGGATCGCAGGAAATCCATTCCGACTTTCGTTTGGTCGTGGCGACGAACCAAAATCTTGAGCAACTGGTTGAATCCGGAAGATTTCGGAAAGACCTTTACTATCGGGTTTATCAGGCTATCATCGAGATTCCACCCTTGCGCGATCACAAGGAGGATATTTTACCTTTGGCAGAACACTACGTGCAAAAGTACAGCAGCGAATAG
- a CDS encoding Na+/H+ antiporter subunit C: MEVILAVVVGGLYAAGLYLMMRRSIVKLIIGLMLLGHAANLLIFTAGRLTRGRPPIITAEAGKLIEPYADPLPQALILTAIVIGFGVQAFAIVLLRRAYQTVGTDDLDEMRATDT; this comes from the coding sequence ATGGAAGTGATCCTGGCGGTTGTCGTCGGCGGGCTTTATGCCGCCGGCCTGTATCTGATGATGCGGCGCAGCATCGTCAAACTAATCATCGGTTTGATGCTTTTGGGCCACGCGGCGAATCTGCTCATTTTCACCGCCGGGCGTTTAACCCGCGGCCGGCCGCCGATCATCACGGCGGAGGCCGGCAAATTAATCGAACCGTATGCCGACCCGCTGCCGCAAGCGTTGATCTTAACCGCCATCGTCATCGGCTTTGGCGTGCAGGCCTTTGCCATCGTCCTGCTCCGGCGCGCTTATCAGACCGTGGGAACCGATGATTTGGATGAGATGAGGGCGACGGATACGTGA
- a CDS encoding rhodanese-like domain-containing protein yields MRVGHLPNVINIPYDSNNLPELIDKHALKNQALIVYCSSAHCNAAEVLAEKLRVLGCKKVSIYPGGWEEWVSGRDDDGAK; encoded by the coding sequence ATTCGTGTCGGCCACCTTCCTAATGTGATCAACATTCCTTACGACAGCAACAACCTGCCGGAATTAATCGACAAGCACGCTTTAAAGAATCAAGCCCTCATCGTTTACTGCTCCAGCGCGCACTGCAACGCCGCGGAAGTGCTTGCCGAAAAATTGCGTGTACTCGGTTGCAAGAAGGTGAGCATCTATCCCGGCGGGTGGGAGGAGTGGGTGAGTGGGAGAGATGACGATGGGGCGAAATAA
- the mnhG gene encoding monovalent cation/H(+) antiporter subunit G gives MKETLSAVLIIIGTIFTVLAAIGILRMPDLFQRLSTATKAATLGVGSLLLATAVYFDDLGTTTRALATIFFLVLTAPIAAHIIGRAAYFVGTPLWEGTISDELAGRYDAETHILESPDIAKIEPPRDSNEMIESENKQ, from the coding sequence ATGAAAGAAACTCTCAGCGCCGTCTTGATAATCATCGGGACCATCTTTACCGTATTGGCAGCCATCGGCATTTTGCGCATGCCCGACCTTTTTCAGCGCCTGTCCACCGCCACCAAGGCGGCCACCTTGGGAGTCGGCTCGCTGCTGCTGGCCACAGCAGTTTACTTTGACGATCTCGGCACCACCACCCGCGCGCTGGCAACGATTTTTTTTCTGGTTCTCACCGCGCCGATTGCGGCGCACATCATTGGTCGCGCCGCCTATTTTGTCGGCACGCCGCTGTGGGAGGGAACAATAAGCGATGAATTAGCCGGGCGCTATGATGCCGAAACCCATATTCTTGAAAGTCCCGACATAGCGAAGATCGAACCTCCGCGCGATTCAAATGAGATGATCGAATCTGAAAACAAGCAATAA
- a CDS encoding ATP-binding protein: MSFVFLGIFVLLVIDGYLSVKREIALFTNDMRHDVFLLGHAMKQLVSEAWQHGGQSRALELIKNVNQDEPQIQIRWVWLDAAPGDPFAPRVSPARLDSVISGYEVNINEKRRSGSNYFYRYIPIEAENHRLGALELRESHAALNDYTHHTIIWSIVLTGSLLLVGGLLVWILSIRFVVRPLDKLMNKTQQIGAGNLSGDLVLKGHDELSDLAAAMNRMCGQLSLARETVRKETKARIAALEQLRHSERLATIGQLAAGMAHELGTPLNVVAGRAKLMASEDLKKEEIIENSRIIREQVDRMTRIMRQLLDFARRQPARRLPTDLRKVVRQVLDMLDAAARKNRVILALIENGEPAMIAIDQAQIQQVLTNLVMNGIQAMPNGGRLELGINVERPHRPARQDGEEKDYLAIRVRDEGTGISEENKQRIFEPFFTTKEVGKGTGLGLSIAHGIVEEHGGWIEVESELGKGSCFTVYLPMENKE, from the coding sequence ATGAGTTTTGTTTTTCTGGGGATTTTCGTGCTGCTGGTTATTGACGGATACCTGTCAGTCAAGCGTGAGATTGCGTTGTTTACCAATGACATGCGGCACGATGTCTTTCTGCTCGGCCATGCCATGAAACAATTGGTGTCTGAGGCCTGGCAGCACGGCGGCCAAAGCCGCGCCCTGGAATTGATTAAAAACGTCAATCAAGATGAGCCGCAAATACAAATCCGTTGGGTCTGGCTTGATGCCGCACCGGGCGACCCATTTGCTCCGCGTGTTTCACCGGCCAGACTAGACTCCGTGATTAGCGGCTATGAAGTTAATATTAATGAGAAACGAAGAAGTGGATCCAATTATTTTTATAGATACATTCCCATTGAGGCCGAAAACCACAGGTTGGGCGCGCTCGAGCTGCGCGAGTCTCATGCGGCGCTTAATGATTACACGCATCACACCATCATTTGGTCAATCGTCCTGACCGGATCGTTGCTATTGGTGGGCGGACTTTTGGTGTGGATTCTGAGCATTAGATTCGTCGTACGCCCGCTCGATAAACTGATGAATAAAACACAACAAATCGGCGCCGGCAATCTTTCCGGCGATCTTGTACTCAAGGGACACGATGAATTATCTGATCTCGCCGCTGCGATGAATCGGATGTGTGGACAACTCTCGCTGGCGCGGGAAACCGTGCGCAAGGAAACCAAAGCACGCATCGCCGCGCTCGAACAACTGCGCCACTCCGAGCGTCTCGCCACCATCGGCCAGCTTGCCGCCGGAATGGCGCACGAGCTTGGCACCCCTCTCAACGTCGTGGCGGGGAGGGCCAAGCTCATGGCCTCGGAAGATCTCAAGAAAGAAGAGATCATTGAGAACTCACGCATCATCCGCGAGCAAGTTGATCGCATGACCAGGATCATGCGACAACTGCTGGACTTCGCCCGGCGCCAACCGGCAAGGCGGCTGCCCACCGACCTCCGGAAAGTCGTCCGTCAAGTTCTTGACATGCTGGATGCGGCCGCGCGCAAGAATCGCGTGATTCTCGCTCTGATTGAAAACGGCGAACCTGCGATGATTGCCATCGATCAGGCGCAAATTCAGCAGGTCTTGACCAATCTGGTGATGAACGGGATACAGGCGATGCCAAACGGCGGCCGGTTGGAATTGGGCATCAATGTTGAACGTCCCCACCGACCGGCTCGTCAAGACGGTGAAGAAAAAGATTACCTTGCCATTCGCGTTCGAGACGAAGGCACCGGGATATCCGAAGAGAACAAGCAACGCATATTCGAGCCTTTCTTTACGACAAAAGAGGTGGGCAAAGGCACGGGGTTGGGTCTCTCGATCGCGCATGGTATTGTGGAAGAACATGGCGGTTGGATCGAAGTCGAGAGTGAACTTGGCAAGGGTTCCTGCTTTACCGTTTACCTGCCCATGGAGAATAAAGAATGA
- a CDS encoding cation:proton antiporter has translation MSLLNITLIAAMPLLTLAVVFAFIRLVQGPGLPDRVVALDLIFTIGIGIIAVYAISTNQPAFLDVAIIAALIAFLGTIAFAYYLERRAHE, from the coding sequence ATGAGCTTGCTGAACATCACGCTGATTGCCGCCATGCCTTTGCTAACCCTGGCCGTGGTTTTTGCCTTCATTCGCCTGGTGCAGGGGCCGGGATTGCCCGATCGCGTCGTGGCGCTCGATCTGATTTTCACCATCGGCATCGGCATCATCGCGGTCTATGCCATCTCGACCAATCAACCGGCATTTTTGGACGTCGCCATCATCGCGGCGCTGATCGCATTCCTGGGAACCATCGCCTTTGCATATTATTTGGAAAGGAGAGCGCACGAATGA
- a CDS encoding putative monovalent cation/H+ antiporter subunit A, with translation MIAAVLSGFILAIFAPWLPRLRRLAHKAAWIIALLPLAQVIYFAGFIAPVTNGEVFTFTYAWVPSLNINLSFYVDGLSLVFALLISGIGALVVIYGGEYLSGHPQLGRFYASLLMFMASMLGVVLADNLITLFVFWELTSLSSYLLIGFDHERAAARAAALQALLVTGAGGLALLAGFILLGNAGGSLELSSLLSRGEAIRTHSLYLPILLLVLAGAFTKSAQVPFHFWLPSAMEAPTPVSAYLHSATMVKAGIYLLARLSPILGNTEAWNYLVTLAGAVTMLIGAALALAQTDLKRILAYSTVSALGTLTLLIGLDTTQAVKAAMVFLVVHSLYKGALFLVAGAVDHETGTRNVEALGGLRRKMPIITAAALLAALSMAGLPPLFGFISKELLYEAKLQAPNAAWLITGAGVVANALMVALAGIVGLRPFFGQPTETPKAPHQAPFALWLGPTLLAMMGLIIGLFPDTIARPLVAAAVSAVRAEPTEIKLALWHGLNPILALGIITVASGVGVYFVRHLLRRYLARRVEMVTPWGPTRLYGLGLDGLNLLARAQTRLLQSGYLRFYLMIIIATTIGLVVYTLASNGQLNGVVRQPGEARFYEMVVAMLILIAAVVVTRAQSRLAAVAALGVVGYGVAMIFIFFSAPDLAMTQFTIETLTVVLFVLVLYKLPRFAQYSGLSHRMRDALVAVVAGGVMTVLILIVTAVPSPSRLTSYFAENSLLLAKGRNVVNVILVDFRGLDTFGEITVLAVAAIGVYALLKLRLEKDGN, from the coding sequence ATGATTGCAGCAGTACTCTCCGGTTTTATTTTGGCGATATTCGCTCCCTGGCTGCCTCGCCTCCGCCGCCTCGCTCATAAAGCGGCGTGGATCATCGCCCTGTTGCCGCTGGCACAAGTGATTTACTTCGCCGGCTTCATTGCGCCGGTCACCAATGGCGAAGTTTTCACTTTCACTTACGCCTGGGTACCCAGCCTCAACATCAACCTGTCATTTTATGTTGACGGCCTGAGCCTGGTGTTCGCGTTGCTCATCAGCGGCATCGGCGCGCTGGTGGTGATTTATGGTGGAGAATATTTATCCGGCCATCCCCAGCTCGGGCGTTTTTACGCCAGCCTGTTGATGTTCATGGCTTCGATGCTTGGTGTGGTTCTGGCCGACAACTTGATCACGCTGTTTGTATTTTGGGAATTGACCAGTTTAAGCTCGTACTTGCTGATCGGCTTCGACCACGAACGCGCCGCCGCACGCGCCGCAGCGCTGCAAGCCCTGCTCGTCACCGGCGCCGGCGGGTTAGCGCTGCTGGCTGGTTTTATTTTGCTCGGCAATGCCGGCGGCAGTTTGGAGCTTTCTTCGTTGTTGAGTCGCGGCGAGGCGATACGAACACATTCACTCTATCTCCCCATTCTGCTGCTTGTGCTCGCCGGCGCTTTCACCAAATCGGCGCAAGTTCCCTTTCACTTTTGGCTGCCCAGCGCGATGGAAGCGCCGACGCCGGTGAGCGCTTACTTGCACTCGGCGACAATGGTCAAGGCCGGCATTTATCTCCTGGCGCGCCTCAGCCCGATATTGGGCAACACGGAAGCCTGGAATTATCTCGTTACTTTGGCAGGCGCGGTGACGATGCTGATTGGCGCTGCTCTCGCGTTGGCACAGACCGATCTCAAACGCATTTTGGCATATTCCACCGTGAGCGCGCTGGGAACGCTGACGCTGCTCATCGGCCTCGACACCACCCAAGCGGTGAAAGCCGCGATGGTATTCTTGGTGGTACACTCGCTTTATAAAGGCGCGCTGTTTTTGGTTGCCGGCGCGGTGGATCACGAAACCGGTACGCGCAACGTCGAAGCTTTGGGCGGACTCCGCCGCAAAATGCCCATCATCACCGCCGCCGCGTTGTTAGCCGCGCTTTCGATGGCCGGGCTGCCGCCGCTGTTTGGTTTCATCAGCAAAGAACTGCTCTACGAAGCGAAATTGCAGGCGCCGAATGCCGCGTGGTTGATTACCGGCGCCGGCGTGGTGGCCAATGCGTTGATGGTTGCCCTCGCCGGCATCGTCGGCCTGCGTCCCTTCTTCGGCCAACCAACCGAAACCCCCAAAGCGCCGCACCAAGCGCCGTTCGCGTTGTGGCTGGGGCCAACCTTGCTGGCGATGATGGGGTTGATTATCGGCCTGTTCCCTGACACCATCGCCAGGCCACTCGTCGCCGCGGCAGTCAGCGCTGTGCGCGCCGAGCCAACGGAAATCAAATTGGCGCTGTGGCATGGGCTTAATCCGATCCTCGCTTTGGGTATTATAACCGTCGCAAGTGGCGTCGGCGTGTATTTTGTGCGCCATCTGCTACGCCGCTATCTTGCCCGGCGCGTCGAGATGGTCACCCCGTGGGGCCCGACACGCTTGTATGGCCTCGGCCTCGATGGTTTGAATCTTCTCGCTCGCGCTCAAACCCGCTTGCTGCAAAGCGGCTATTTGCGTTTCTACTTGATGATCATCATTGCCACTACTATAGGGTTGGTTGTTTACACGCTGGCGAGCAATGGCCAGCTTAACGGCGTGGTGCGACAGCCGGGAGAGGCGCGGTTCTATGAAATGGTCGTTGCCATGCTCATCTTGATCGCGGCAGTCGTGGTCACGCGCGCGCAATCGCGATTGGCCGCGGTTGCCGCTCTGGGCGTGGTGGGATACGGCGTGGCGATGATCTTCATTTTTTTCAGCGCGCCGGATTTGGCGATGACCCAGTTTACCATCGAGACGCTCACGGTGGTGCTCTTCGTTTTGGTGCTCTACAAGCTGCCGCGTTTTGCCCAATATTCGGGGCTTTCTCATCGCATGCGGGATGCGTTGGTGGCCGTGGTCGCCGGCGGCGTGATGACCGTATTGATATTGATCGTCACCGCCGTTCCCTCGCCGTCGCGCCTGACTTCGTACTTCGCGGAAAACAGCCTGCTGCTCGCCAAGGGCCGCAACGTCGTCAACGTCATTCTGGTTGATTTTCGCGGGCTGGATACGTTCGGCGAAATCACCGTGCTGGCCGTCGCCGCCATCGGCGTTTACGCGCTGTTGAAGCTGCGGCTGGAAAAGGATGGCAACTAA
- a CDS encoding sigma-54 dependent transcriptional regulator — MNGRILIVDDEQSLCEMLEADLRRRGFAVAWHTSASAAFAALPSEDCDAVLADLNMPGMSGIELCERIVANRADVPVVVMTAFGSMESAIAAIRAGAYDFIAKPFELDVLALILERAVKHRALQDKVKRLSEAVKQSQRFDELNGDSPPMRELFAQLARIADTESAVLITGESGTGKELVAHALHNRSRRAAGPFVAINCSALPETLLESELFGYKRGAFTDAKSDRKGLLLQADGGTFFLDEIGDMPLALQPKLLRALEERRVRPLGGDAEQSFEARIIAASNRDLEAAVDEGRFREDLFYRLNVITVEVPPLRARGADILLLAKNFIEHFAARSGKRVIGFSNQAAEKLLGYSWPGNVRELRNAIEHAVALTPYEKLAVEDLPKNIRAYHSSHILLGSENPTELVSLEEVERRYILHVLKSAGGNQTHAARILGLNRKTLYRKLQQYGVE, encoded by the coding sequence ATGAACGGACGCATATTAATCGTGGATGATGAGCAGAGCTTATGTGAGATGCTCGAGGCCGATTTGCGGCGGCGCGGTTTTGCGGTTGCCTGGCACACGTCGGCAAGTGCGGCTTTCGCGGCTTTGCCAAGCGAAGACTGCGACGCCGTTTTGGCCGATCTCAATATGCCTGGCATGAGCGGCATCGAGCTTTGCGAACGCATCGTGGCCAATCGCGCCGACGTGCCGGTCGTGGTGATGACGGCGTTTGGCAGCATGGAGTCGGCGATTGCGGCAATTCGCGCCGGCGCTTATGATTTCATCGCCAAACCCTTTGAACTCGACGTCCTCGCTCTAATTCTTGAACGGGCTGTAAAGCATCGCGCCCTGCAAGACAAAGTGAAGAGGCTCAGCGAAGCCGTCAAGCAATCGCAGCGCTTTGACGAGCTAAACGGCGACAGCCCGCCGATGCGTGAGTTGTTTGCGCAATTGGCTCGCATTGCCGATACGGAAAGCGCGGTGCTGATCACCGGAGAAAGCGGCACCGGCAAAGAGCTGGTCGCACATGCTTTGCACAACCGGAGCCGCAGAGCCGCCGGGCCGTTTGTGGCCATCAATTGCTCCGCGCTGCCGGAAACGCTTTTGGAGAGCGAGCTTTTCGGTTACAAGCGCGGCGCATTCACCGACGCCAAATCGGATCGCAAAGGTTTGCTGCTGCAAGCAGATGGCGGAACTTTCTTTCTTGACGAAATCGGTGACATGCCGCTGGCGCTGCAGCCCAAGCTGCTGCGGGCGCTCGAGGAACGCCGCGTTCGTCCGCTCGGCGGCGATGCCGAGCAAAGTTTCGAGGCGCGAATCATTGCGGCCTCCAACCGCGATTTGGAAGCCGCGGTTGATGAAGGCCGGTTTCGCGAGGATCTGTTTTATCGTCTCAACGTCATCACCGTCGAAGTGCCGCCGCTGCGGGCGCGCGGAGCGGACATTCTGCTGCTGGCCAAAAATTTCATCGAGCACTTTGCGGCCCGTTCCGGCAAGCGCGTAATTGGTTTCTCGAATCAGGCGGCGGAGAAACTGCTTGGCTACAGTTGGCCGGGCAACGTTCGCGAGCTGCGCAACGCCATCGAGCATGCGGTCGCTTTGACGCCATACGAAAAGCTCGCGGTGGAAGACCTGCCGAAAAACATACGCGCTTATCACAGCTCGCACATCCTGCTTGGCAGCGAAAATCCCACCGAGCTGGTTTCTCTCGAAGAAGTGGAGCGGCGCTACATTCTCCATGTCTTGAAAAGCGCCGGCGGCAACCAAACGCATGCCGCGCGCATATTGGGATTGAACCGCAAAACCCTGTATCGCAAGCTGCAGCAGTATGGCGTGGAGTAA
- a CDS encoding Na+/H+ antiporter subunit B: MISLILSTATRYLLPLLLLFSVFLLLRGHNEPGGGFVGGLVAAAAFVLYAIANGIAAEREIFHIEPRVFIAAGLLAAAGSGILSLLSGLPYMTGLWSAREVPVLGKIGTPLLFDIGVYLVVLGVTLMIVLSLAEEE; this comes from the coding sequence ATGATCTCATTAATCTTATCCACAGCGACGCGCTACCTGCTGCCGCTGCTGTTGCTCTTCTCGGTTTTCCTGCTCCTGCGCGGCCACAATGAGCCCGGCGGCGGCTTTGTCGGCGGCCTGGTTGCAGCTGCGGCATTCGTGCTGTACGCCATTGCCAATGGCATTGCGGCGGAACGGGAAATCTTTCACATTGAGCCACGGGTTTTCATCGCAGCGGGTTTGCTAGCCGCCGCCGGCAGCGGCATCCTGTCATTGCTTTCCGGGCTGCCATACATGACCGGACTGTGGAGCGCCCGGGAAGTGCCGGTATTGGGAAAAATCGGCACGCCGTTGCTCTTCGATATCGGCGTGTATCTCGTGGTGCTTGGCGTCACGCTAATGATCGTGCTCTCGCTGGCGGAGGAAGAATAA
- a CDS encoding Na+/H+ antiporter subunit E, translated as MNLFLLNILLALTWVALTGHFTPANFVVGFLLAYIVLWLVQRTMEPSSYFVKVRQVLGFIAFFIWELTKANLRVAYDVLTPRHHMRPGVVAIPLDATTDLEIMLLSSLITLTPGSLSLDVSADRRVLYIHSMYIKDIEAFRQEIKAGLERRLLEVLR; from the coding sequence ATGAACCTCTTTCTTCTCAACATCCTGCTCGCCTTGACCTGGGTGGCGTTGACCGGACATTTCACCCCCGCCAACTTCGTCGTCGGCTTTTTGCTGGCCTATATTGTGTTGTGGCTGGTGCAACGCACGATGGAGCCATCGAGCTACTTTGTGAAGGTGCGCCAGGTGCTCGGTTTCATCGCCTTTTTTATTTGGGAATTGACCAAGGCCAATCTGCGAGTGGCTTACGACGTGTTGACCCCGCGCCATCACATGCGGCCCGGGGTCGTGGCCATTCCGCTGGATGCAACAACCGACCTCGAAATTATGCTGCTCTCCAGCCTGATCACGCTGACGCCCGGCAGCTTGAGCCTGGATGTTTCCGCGGACCGCCGCGTGCTGTACATTCACTCCATGTACATCAAAGATATCGAAGCCTTTCGGCAAGAGATCAAGGCCGGCCTCGAACGCCGTTTGCTGGAGGTACTGCGATGA